A window from Dioscorea cayenensis subsp. rotundata cultivar TDr96_F1 chromosome 10, TDr96_F1_v2_PseudoChromosome.rev07_lg8_w22 25.fasta, whole genome shotgun sequence encodes these proteins:
- the LOC120270274 gene encoding rho GTPase-activating protein gacV-like codes for MDVWKNEYGCVNHAQVSDFLSGQRMVADDVVDVFCLMLNESLRKTPSVYKRRGIATRPQAFQLSKLKDDNKSLINLMNNPLSVYDQVEVVLIPIIVDNHYHLLVLDKEKKEYLHFSSISKKTYNDAAKKMEVKEKEEEEEEEKQEDEVEVVMKEKEGEKEVEEEKEEELKVDEEKEEEKEVEEEQEVEDQQCTHLMDKMQLGPQKIEEKKMNWKQEKIEDHNELSVSQSESCVNPNEETLDKTKNEQDKVDHGSLKQKFLIFDVNGVLAKTEHKYVTPRPFVEDFLEFCFEHYEVAIWSSKKP; via the exons ATGGATGTGTGGAAGAATGAGTATGGGTGTGTTAATCATGCCCAAGTTTCTGATTTCCTGAGTGGCCAGCGTATGGTAGCTGATGATGTGGTTGATGTCTTCTGCCTCATGCTGAATGAATCTTTGAGGAAGACACCGTCGGTGTACAAGAGGCGGGGCATTGCCACAAGACCACAAGCTTTTCAATTATCGAAATTAAAGGATGATAACAAGAGTTTAATAAATTTGATGAACAATCCCTTGAGTGTCTATGATCAAGTGGAGGTGGTCCTTATTCCAATAATTGTTGATAATCACTACCATCTCCTTGTCCTtgacaaggagaagaaggaatATCTGCACTTCTCATCCAtctctaaaaaaacatataatgatGCTGCCAAAAAAATG GAGGttaaggagaaggaggaggaggaggaggaggagaagcaaGAGGATGAGGTTGAGGTGGTTATGAAGGAGAAGGAAGGTGAGAAGGAGGTtgaggaggagaaggaagagGAGCTGAAGGTTGATGAGGAgaaggaagaggagaaggaggttGAAGAGGAGCAGGAGGTAGAGGATCAGCAGTGCACTCATTTGATGGATAAAATGCAGTTGGGTCctcaaaaaatagaagaaaagaagatgaactGGAAG CAGGAAAAAATAGAGGATCACAACGAATTGTCTGTGTCACAGTCAG AAAGCTGTGTCAATCCTAATGAGGAAACACTG GACAAAACAAAGAATGAGCAAGACAAAGTCGATCATGGCTCATTGAAGCAGAAGTTTCTCATTTTTGATGTTAATGGGGTGTTAGCTAAAACTGAACACAAAT ATGTGACACCAAGACCTTTTGTTGAAGATTTTCTAGAATTTTGCTTTGAACACTATGAAGTTGCCATTTGGTCATCAAAGAAGCCGTAA